The Prosthecobacter debontii genomic sequence ACAATTCGCGAATGTGTGCGGCAAAGGCAGGGGCTGAATCATGAGCGACAGCAATGAATGACTCCTCCCGAAGATCTGCCAGGGAAAGTGATTTAACCGCAGCCAATGCATGCCCAGCAGGAACGAAACACAGGAGAGGCTCTCGATGCCATGCCACCCATTGGATACCGGCAGGTTTGACGGAAGGAGCCACCCCGACAAATCCACCATCCAGATGACCGGTGGCAATGGCTTTCAACTGATCTTGCGGTGGACTATCGTGCAGCATCACCTGCACCTGTGAATACTGCTCACGGTATCGGCGGAATGTTTCCACCAGCTCATCATTCATCACCGCACTAACGAATCCCAATCTTAGGCGAGCTGTCTCACCCAAAGCACAACGACGAGCCGCCTCCCCAGCCCGGCTGAGCACACGGGGAACGTTACGGATTTCCTCATAAAATAAGCTACCGGCAGAGGTGAGCGTGACTTGGCGTGCCTCACGAGAAAACAACGCCGCTCCGATTTTCTCCTCAAGGGTGCGGATGTGCCGAGACAAAGGAGGTTGCGCCAAATGGATGCGTTTAGCGGCACGAGTGAATGACAGTTCCTCGGCCACCGCAATGAAACATTCGAGTTCTCGGATCGAGTAGTCCATACCGTTTTGATATCAATACACGACAAACTTGATTCTTTCATCATGAGTTATTCATCGAAGTTTAGTCAGCGTCAGTTCACAACAACTTCGACTTATGGCCATCAGCGACAACATCAAAAAAGGAGCTCTCCGCGCTCCACACCGCAGTCTCCTCCGCGCCACTGGCGCGATTCAGAGTGAAGAGGATTGGAACAAACCCTTCATCGCCATTGCCAACTCCTTCGTTCAGATCATCCCAGGCCACGCCCACTTGGACATCGTGGGCAAAAAGGTGCGGGATGCCGTACGTGCCGCAGGGGGAGTGCCTTTTGAATTCAACTGCATTGGTGTGGACGATGGCATTGCCATGGGGCATGGCGGCATGAAGTATTCTTTGGCCTCTCGCGAAATCATCGCTGACAGCATTGAAACCATGCTGCGTGCGCATTGTTTTGACGGCGTGGTTTGCATCCCCAATTGCGATAAGATCGTTCCGGGGATGATGATGGGCGCAGCACGAGTGAACATCCCCAGCTTATTTGTTTCCGGGGGACCCATGCGCTCAGGCAAAGACCCGGTCACGGGGCGTTCGCTTAACCTCGCTTCTGTGTTTGAAGCTGTGGGGCAACTCTCCGCCCAGACCATCACCGAACAACAACTCAGCGACATCGAAAAAAATGCCTGTCCGACCTGTGGCTCATGCTCGGGCATGTTCACGGCCAATTCCATGAACTGCCTCTGCGAGGCTCTTGGCTGGGCACTTCCCGGCAACGGCTCTATCCTTGCCGTTGATCCTGCTCGTGATGCTTTATTTGAGCGCGCAGGCAAAACCATCCTGCGGTTGGTGCGAGATGATGTGCGTCCGTCTGACATCCTGACTCGAGAAGCCTTTGAAAACGCTCTGGCTCTGGATATGGCGATGGGCGGCTCTTCCAACACGATTCTGCATACACTCGCGATAGCTCGGGAAGCAGGTGTGCCTTTGACCATGCAAGATTTCAATGACATCGCCGAGCATGTCCCGCACCTCTGCAAGGTGGCTCCGTCGGGTCAGTATTATATGGAGGATGTGGACCGTGCCGGAGGCATCTCGGCCATTCTCAAACGATTGCTCGATAAGCCAAGCATCCTTCATCCAGATACCCTCACCATCACTGGCCTAACACTGGGTGAAACCATCTCGACCGCAGAAATCACGGACGATGACGTCATCCGCCCACTGGATCAAGCCCACTCCGCTAAAGGAGGGTTGGCTGTTTTATTTGGAAATCTGGCCCCCGATGGCTGCGTGGTGAAGACGGCAGGTGTGAGTCCCTCGATGATGGAATTCACCGGCAATGCGGTCATTTTCGAGTCCCAAGAAGCTGCTCATCTCGGCATCCTGGGTGGCGAGGTGAAAGCAGGGGATGTCGTCGTTATCCGTTATGAAGGTCCGAAGGGAGGTCCTGGCATGCAGGAAATGCTGGCACCGACCGCAGCGATTGCCGGCCGTGGCCTGG encodes the following:
- a CDS encoding LysR substrate-binding domain-containing protein; this translates as MDYSIRELECFIAVAEELSFTRAAKRIHLAQPPLSRHIRTLEEKIGAALFSREARQVTLTSAGSLFYEEIRNVPRVLSRAGEAARRCALGETARLRLGFVSAVMNDELVETFRRYREQYSQVQVMLHDSPPQDQLKAIATGHLDGGFVGVAPSVKPAGIQWVAWHREPLLCFVPAGHALAAVKSLSLADLREESFIAVAHDSAPAFAAHIRELCKTAGFRPRVILESPRAQAVALMVAAGSGIALLPATLARLMEKSVHAIALKEKPQITHVFACRQGKGSQSLSDWLRMLRAPQKAG
- the ilvD gene encoding dihydroxy-acid dehydratase, encoding MAISDNIKKGALRAPHRSLLRATGAIQSEEDWNKPFIAIANSFVQIIPGHAHLDIVGKKVRDAVRAAGGVPFEFNCIGVDDGIAMGHGGMKYSLASREIIADSIETMLRAHCFDGVVCIPNCDKIVPGMMMGAARVNIPSLFVSGGPMRSGKDPVTGRSLNLASVFEAVGQLSAQTITEQQLSDIEKNACPTCGSCSGMFTANSMNCLCEALGWALPGNGSILAVDPARDALFERAGKTILRLVRDDVRPSDILTREAFENALALDMAMGGSSNTILHTLAIAREAGVPLTMQDFNDIAEHVPHLCKVAPSGQYYMEDVDRAGGISAILKRLLDKPSILHPDTLTITGLTLGETISTAEITDDDVIRPLDQAHSAKGGLAVLFGNLAPDGCVVKTAGVSPSMMEFTGNAVIFESQEAAHLGILGGEVKAGDVVVIRYEGPKGGPGMQEMLAPTAAIAGRGLGDSVALITDGRFSGATRGGAIGHVSPEAAAGGPIAFIEPGDRIAINIPARSITLLVSDQELSERRERWTPPAPKITRGYLARYAAMVGSADTGAVLAM